The Gimibacter soli genome includes a region encoding these proteins:
- a CDS encoding transglutaminase family protein, whose product MRLKITHTTEYQYDSPVHFALQRLRLRPHSTPCQQVLDWKLTLEGATHEVAYIDHFGNAVDLISCLGESHTIRIHVSGEVETMDRAGVHGLNTGPVPLWLYEEPTALTTPGKGIQQLVRALDAGEDVPRLHALMAAIREAVAYNIGITHAATTAEEALAHGEGVCQDHSHLFITAARLIGFPARYVSGYLLLDDTAHQAASHAWAETHVPGLGWVGFDVSNGMSPDDRYVRVAVGRDYADAAPVAGIRRGNAEESLAVSIRVEQ is encoded by the coding sequence ATGCGGCTGAAGATCACCCATACGACCGAATATCAATACGATTCCCCCGTGCATTTCGCGCTGCAACGCCTGCGCCTGCGCCCGCATTCCACGCCGTGCCAGCAGGTGCTGGACTGGAAGCTGACGCTGGAGGGTGCCACGCACGAGGTTGCCTATATCGATCATTTCGGCAATGCGGTGGACCTGATCTCCTGCCTTGGCGAAAGCCACACGATCCGCATCCATGTGTCGGGCGAAGTGGAAACGATGGACAGGGCAGGCGTCCACGGCCTGAACACCGGCCCCGTGCCCCTTTGGCTTTATGAAGAACCGACCGCATTGACCACGCCCGGCAAGGGTATCCAGCAGCTGGTGCGGGCGCTGGACGCGGGTGAGGATGTGCCCCGCCTGCATGCACTGATGGCCGCGATCCGGGAGGCGGTCGCCTACAATATCGGCATCACGCACGCCGCGACGACGGCGGAAGAGGCGCTGGCCCACGGCGAAGGTGTGTGCCAGGACCATAGCCATCTTTTCATCACGGCAGCCCGGCTGATCGGTTTCCCGGCCCGCTATGTGAGCGGTTATCTGCTGCTGGATGATACCGCCCATCAGGCGGCAAGCCACGCCTGGGCGGAGACCCATGTGCCGGGGCTTGGCTGGGTCGGCTTCGATGTTTCGAACGGCATGTCGCCCGACGACCGCTATGTGCGCGTCGCCGTGGGGCGCGACTATGCCGATGCCGCCCCCGTGGCCGGTATCCGGCGGGGCAATGCCGAAGAATCGCTTGCCGTTTCGATCCGGGTCGAGCAGTAA